The following proteins are co-located in the Solea senegalensis isolate Sse05_10M linkage group LG12, IFAPA_SoseM_1, whole genome shotgun sequence genome:
- the chrnb5b gene encoding neuronal acetylcholine receptor subunit beta-2: MEIPVKAAMALLILSLGTALCAEVEERLVSHLLSPERYNKLIRPAVNNSQQVTIFIQVSLAQLINVNEREQIMTTNCWLTQVWNDYRLMWDPEAYEGIKKIRLPSQHIWLPDIVLYNNADGTYEVSFYSNAVVSNNGDVAWLPPAIYKSACKIEVRDFPFDQQNCTLKFRSWTYDHTEIDLNLLSDFASRDDFKPSGEWDIVSLPGRKNEDPNDIRYLDITYDFIIKRKPLFYTINLIIPCILITSLAILVFYLPSDCGEKMTLCISVLLALTVFLLLISKIVPPTSLAVPLIGKYLMFTMVLVTFSIVTSVCVLNVHHRSPSTHTMPPWVKRVFLYRLPSYLFMRRPGSSNMREKFRKKHQQQSNLDQKLCGADGGTGSPGGIADSSSSFFINEESAKRYDWKMKTNDLSENTDFRKRMTLKSNIDVEDAVDGVRYIAEKMKSEDDDEGIIEDWKYVAMVIDRLFLWIFVCVCVVGTLGLFMQPLFQSYNTPIVDDMDHN; encoded by the exons ATGGAAATCCCGGTGAAAGCAGCGATGGCTCTCCTGATTCTCAGTTTGGGAA ctgctTTGTGTGCAGAGGTAGAGGAGCGGTTGGTGAGTCATCTGTTGTCACCGGAGCGCTACAACAAGCTCATCAGACCAGCCGTAAACAACAGCCAGCAGGTCACCATCTTTATCCAAGTGTCTCTGGCCCAGTTGATCAATGTG aaCGAGAGGGAGCAGATCATGACCACTAACTGTTGGCTCACTCAG GTATGGAATGACTACAGGTTAATGTGGGACCCTGAAGCGTACGAGGGTATCAAGAAAATCCGCCTTCCATCACAGCACATCTGGCTGCCGGACATTGTCCTCTACAACAA TGCCGATGGGACCTATGAAGTCTCCTTCTACTCCAATGCTGTGGTCTCCAACAACGGTGATGTCGCCTGGCTTCCGCCAGCCATCTATAAGTCGGCTTGCAAAATAGAAGTCCGTGATTTCCCCTTCGACCAGCAGAACTGCACCCTCAAGTTTCGCTCTTGGACCTACGACCACACAGAGATTGATCTCAACCTTCTCAGCGATTTTGCCTCGCGTGATGATTTCAAACCCAGTGGCGAGTGGGATATTGTTTCATTGCCTGGACGCAAGAACGAAGACCCTAACGACATCAGGTACCTGGATATCACCTATGACTTTATTATCAAaagaaaacctttattttacacCATCAACCTGATCATCCCTTGCATCCTGATAACTTCCTTGGCCATTCTGGTCTTCTACCTCCCGTCAGACTGTGGTGAGAAGATGactctctgtatctctgtccTTCTGGCCCTGACTGTGTTTTTACTCCTAATCTCAAAGATTGTACCTCCTACATCTTTAGCAGTGCCTCTGATTGGGAAGTACCTGATGTTTACGATGGTGCTGGTCACCTTTTCCATTGTTACCAGTGTTTGCGTGCTCAATGTGCACCATCGCTCCCCCAGTACTCACACCATGCCTCCTTGGGTCAAGCGTGTCTTCTTGTACAGGCTCCCCTCTTACCTCTTCATGCGGAGACCTGGTAGCTCCAACATGCGCGAGAAGTTCCGAAAAAAGCACCAGCAGCAATCAAACTTGGACCAGAAGCTGTGCGGAGCAGATGGGGGGACTGGAAGTCCTGGAGGAATCGCAGATTCTTCCTCATCCTTCTTCATCAACGAGGAATCGGCCAAACGATACGACTGGAAGATGAAAACGAACGACTTGTCAGAGAACACAGATTTCAGAAAGAGGATGACGCTCAAAAGCAACATTGATGTAGAGGACGCGGTGGACGGAGTGCGCTACATCGCTGAGAAGATGAAGAgcgaggatgatgatgaaggg atcATTGAAGACTGGAAGTATGTGGCCATGGTGATCGATCGTCTCTTTCTGTGGatctttgtgtgcgtgtgtgtggtcgGGACGCTCGGCCTCTTCATGCAGCCCCTGTTCCAGAGCTATAACACCCCCATTGTTGATGACATGGACCACAACTGA
- the LOC122778974 gene encoding neuronal acetylcholine receptor subunit alpha-3-like, translated as MNFTGTLTCVLLLLLLAAQGCLSSKAEDRLFRRLFRRYNQFIRPVENVSDPVTVEFEVSISQLVKVDEVNQIMETNLWLRHVWNDYKLKWAPVEYDGIEFIRVPSNKIWRPDIVLYNNAVGDFLVEDKTKALLKFDGTITWVPPAIFKSSCPMDITYFPFDYQNCSMKFGSWTYDKAKIDLVLIGSKVNLKDFWESGEWEIIDAPGYKHDIKYNCCEEIYPDITYSFYIRRLPLFYTINLIIPCLLISFLTVLVFYLPSDCGEKVTLCISVLLSLTVFLLVITETIPSTSLVIPLIGEYLLFTMIFVTLSIVITVFVLNVHYRTPMTHTMPEWVRSVFLGVLPRVMLMRRPIDQGCSSPAITAGTGGGEGREGSSGGKKIRKNSILGGSSSGSVSIGGLTGGVSCPSLDGGAGGGESNSAGGSMNCVEYGKMNHNMKRNINRRCPYRGKEVPTPVPPSMVPPPPPPPPPPPPPPLPPQGSQTQGPQESELPKLPRTKNVSSPVNAVVAFSVVSPEIKQAIESVKYIAENMRTRNKAKEVEDDWKYVAMVIDRIFLWVFVTVCVLGTVGLFLQPLISFLK; from the exons ATGAATTTCACCGGGACACTGACATGcgtcctcctgctgcttctcctcGCGGCGCAAG GCTGCCTTTCATCTAAAGCAGAGGACAGATTATTTCGCAGGTTGTTCCGCAGGTACAACCAGTTCATCCGACCAGTGGAGAATGTATCTGATCCAGTTACAGTGGAGTTTGAGGTCTCCATATCTCAGCTGGTAAAAGTG GATGAGGTGAATCAGATTATGGAAACCAATCTGTGGCTGAGACAT gTGTGGAACGACTACAAGCTGAAATGGGCTCCTGTTGAATATGATGGAATTGAGTTTATAAGAGTTCCCTCCAATAAAATTTGGAGACCAGACATTGTTTTGTACAACAA TGCTGTGGGTGATTTCCTTGTGGAAGACAAAACCAAGGCTCTGCTGAAGTTTGATGGCACCATCACCTGGGTTCCTCCAGCTATCTTCAAATCCTCTTGCCCCATGGACATCACCTACTTCCCCTTTGACTACCAGAACTGCTCCATGAAGTTTGGCTCCTGGACTTACGACAAAGCCAAGATCGACCTGGTGCTCATTGGCTCAAAG GTCAACCTGAAAGACTTCTGGGAAAGTGGAGAGTGGGAGATCATAGATGCGCCAGGATACAAGCATGATATCAAGTATAACTGCTGTGAGGAGATCTACCCAGACATCACCTACTCCTTCTACATCCGCCGCTTGCCACTCTTCTACACCATCAACCTGATCATTCCCTGCCTGCTCATCTCCTTCCTCACAGTGCTGGTCTTTTACCTTCCATCTGACTGTGGCGAGAAGGTGACCCTGTGtatctctgtcctcctctcgcTCACTGTATTCCTACTGGTCATCACTGAGACCATCCCCTCAACATCACTTGTCATCCCTCTGATCGGCGAGTACCTCCTCTTCACCATGATTTTTGTCACGCTCAGCATTGTGATCACTGTCTTTGTGCTGAACGTCCACTACCGCACCCCCATGACTCACACAATGCCAGAGTGGGTGAGATCAGTGTTCCTTGGGGTGCTGCCCAGGGTGATGCTGATGAGGCGGCCAATCGACCAAGGCTGCTCCTCTCCTGCTATCACTGCtggaacaggaggaggagaaggacgaGAAGGGAGCAGTGGAGGAAAGAAGATAAGGAAAAACAGCATACTAGGTGGAAGTAGCTCAGGAAGTGTTAGTATTGGAGGTTTAACTGGGGGTGTGAGCTGTCCATCGCTGGATGGTGGTGCAGGGGGAGGAGAGTCCAACTCAGCTGGTGGTTCCATGAACTGTGTGGAGTACGGCAAGATGAACcacaacatgaaaagaaatataaacagGAGGTGCCCTTATAGAGGCAAGGAGGTGCCGACTCCTGTCCCTCCTTCAATggtcccccctcctccccccccacctcctcctcctcctcctcctcctctccctcctcaggGATCTCAAACCCAGGGGCCCCAGGAATCAGAGCTGCCCAAACTACCCAGGACCAAGAATGTCTCGTCACCTGTCAATGCAGTTGTGGCCTTCTCCGTGGTGTCGCCAGAGATTAAGCAGGCCATCGAGAGTGTGAAGTACATCGCTGAGAATATGAGAACACGCAACAAAGCCAAAGAG gTGGAGGACGACTGGAAGTATGTTGCCATGGTCATTGATAGGATCTTCCTGTGGGTttttgtgacagtgtgtgtgctgggaaCTGTCGGACTCTTCCTCCAGCCACTCATCAGCTTCCTAAAATGA